The following proteins are co-located in the Tardibacter chloracetimidivorans genome:
- a CDS encoding thiolase — translation MGGTFPRGSTAITGLATYGVGEAPGHTSLELAAKASMLAIADAGLRLGDVDGLFICLPDDFFAGLSLAEYLGLQPRFTDNNRTGGSAFMSHMATAALALSAGYIDVALIAYGSNQRTAGGKLSTPFKNNVWEAPYRPLFPISSYALAAARHMHEYGTTRAQLAEVAVAARGWANGNPEAFAKGPLTIEDCLESRVISSPLSVKDCCLVTDGAAAIVMTRADRARHGPRPPVPVLGAAAATWWNAISQAGDVTTTAAAESGPRAYAMAGVGPSDIDVVQLYDAFTINTILFLEDLGFCPKGEGGRFVSNGRIGPGGELPVNTNGGGLSYCHPGMYGLFAIVEAARQIRGEGANQIKDVNTALAHGNGGVLSSQATVILGSAATI, via the coding sequence ATGGGCGGCACCTTTCCACGCGGATCGACCGCGATCACGGGCCTTGCGACTTATGGAGTAGGCGAAGCGCCGGGCCACACTTCGCTGGAGCTTGCTGCCAAGGCGTCCATGCTTGCGATCGCGGATGCGGGCTTGCGGCTGGGCGACGTCGACGGTCTGTTCATCTGCCTGCCCGACGATTTCTTCGCAGGCCTGTCGCTTGCCGAATATCTTGGCCTGCAACCGCGCTTCACCGACAATAACCGCACCGGCGGCTCTGCCTTCATGAGCCATATGGCGACGGCCGCGCTTGCGCTGTCGGCCGGCTATATCGACGTGGCGCTGATCGCCTATGGCTCCAACCAGCGCACCGCAGGCGGCAAGCTTTCGACGCCGTTCAAGAACAATGTCTGGGAAGCGCCCTACCGCCCGCTCTTTCCCATTTCATCCTATGCACTCGCCGCCGCGCGCCACATGCACGAATATGGCACGACCCGCGCCCAGCTTGCCGAAGTCGCCGTCGCCGCAAGGGGGTGGGCGAACGGTAATCCGGAAGCCTTTGCAAAAGGCCCGCTGACGATCGAGGACTGCCTCGAATCCCGGGTGATCAGCAGCCCGCTTTCGGTGAAGGACTGCTGCCTCGTGACTGACGGCGCGGCCGCAATCGTCATGACACGGGCGGATCGCGCGCGCCACGGTCCACGCCCGCCCGTTCCCGTTCTCGGCGCTGCGGCGGCGACCTGGTGGAACGCGATCTCGCAGGCGGGTGACGTGACGACCACCGCCGCTGCCGAATCCGGCCCACGCGCCTATGCCATGGCCGGCGTCGGGCCGTCGGACATAGACGTGGTGCAACTCTACGACGCCTTCACCATCAACACGATCCTCTTCCTTGAGGATCTGGGCTTCTGTCCAAAGGGCGAGGGCGGAAGGTTCGTGTCGAATGGGCGCATCGGCCCGGGTGGCGAGCTGCCGGTCAACACCAACGGCGGCGGGCTGTCCTATTGCCATCCCGGCATGTACGGGCTGTTCGCAATCGTGGAAGCGGCGCGGCAGATTCGTGGCGAGGGCGCAAACCAGATCAAGGACGTGAATACCGCCCTGGCGCATGGCAATGGCGGCGTCTTGTCCAGTCAGGCCACCGTGATTTTGGGATCGGCCGCAACGATCTGA
- a CDS encoding Zn-ribbon domain-containing OB-fold protein: protein MITDEAPEAVWRAALAEGRFLLQRAQSTGTRYFPPRVMEPGTGETDLEWVEAMGTGTVYSVSVIGRKPPAAPYHVALIDLDEGPRLMSRVEGMAAEDVRIGMKVKARVAQEDETPILVFDPV, encoded by the coding sequence ATGATCACCGACGAAGCTCCCGAGGCCGTGTGGCGCGCGGCGCTGGCCGAAGGACGGTTTCTGCTGCAACGGGCGCAATCAACCGGAACGCGCTATTTTCCGCCGCGCGTGATGGAACCCGGAACGGGCGAGACCGATCTTGAATGGGTGGAGGCCATGGGCACGGGCACCGTCTATTCGGTCTCCGTCATCGGCCGCAAACCGCCGGCCGCGCCCTATCATGTCGCGCTGATAGACCTCGACGAAGGGCCAAGGCTGATGAGCCGGGTCGAAGGCATGGCTGCCGAAGACGTTCGGATCGGCATGAAGGTGAAAGCGCGCGTCGCGCAGGAAGACGAGACGCCGATTCTCGTGTTCGATCCGGTTTGA
- a CDS encoding CaiB/BaiF CoA transferase family protein yields the protein MSGRGQGPLAGVRILDLTSVLMGPYATQIFADLGADVIKIEGPTGDTTRFLPPGQDASRGGMFLNVNRGKRSLALDLKQPAARTALLRLAETADVFVHSMRAQAIGRLGLDYTALKSANPRIIYANLYGFGRTGPYRDFPAYDDIVQAASGLVDLQARLSGGKPTYLGTVVADKVAGLTGAYAIVAALFARERSGLGQEIEIPMFETLVSFTMIEHLCGSIFDPPLGPPEYPRVTSEARRPYRTRDGYIGVMIYNDKHWRAFFAALGDPEWSRDPMFASMRSRTENIGAVLARLATVMEQQTTDEWLELMRKAEIPATPIASPSDLLHDPHLEATGFWEERDTDQGRLRFPGIPTGFSETPGAIGDPGPALGADSRAVLRENGFTEAEIESLLDSKALITGEGENP from the coding sequence ATGAGCGGGCGCGGCCAGGGTCCGCTGGCGGGCGTTCGTATCCTTGACCTGACGAGCGTTCTGATGGGCCCCTATGCGACCCAGATCTTCGCCGATCTGGGGGCGGACGTCATCAAGATCGAAGGCCCGACCGGCGACACCACACGCTTCCTGCCGCCCGGGCAGGACGCATCGCGCGGCGGCATGTTCCTCAACGTCAATCGCGGCAAGCGCAGCCTCGCGCTGGACCTGAAGCAACCCGCCGCACGCACCGCGCTGTTGCGGCTGGCGGAAACGGCCGACGTCTTCGTCCATTCGATGCGCGCTCAGGCGATCGGGCGGCTCGGGCTGGACTATACCGCGCTCAAATCCGCAAATCCGCGGATCATCTACGCCAATCTTTACGGCTTCGGGCGGACAGGCCCCTATCGGGACTTTCCCGCCTATGACGACATCGTCCAGGCGGCGTCGGGGCTGGTCGATCTTCAGGCCCGGCTGTCCGGGGGCAAGCCGACCTATCTGGGCACGGTCGTCGCCGACAAGGTGGCGGGGCTGACCGGCGCCTATGCGATCGTGGCGGCGCTTTTCGCCCGCGAACGCTCCGGCCTGGGGCAGGAGATCGAAATCCCGATGTTCGAGACGCTCGTCTCGTTCACCATGATCGAGCATCTGTGCGGATCGATCTTCGATCCGCCGCTCGGCCCGCCCGAATATCCCCGCGTCACCTCAGAGGCGCGCAGGCCCTACCGTACCCGCGACGGTTATATCGGCGTGATGATCTATAACGACAAACACTGGCGCGCCTTCTTTGCCGCGCTGGGCGACCCCGAATGGTCGCGCGACCCGATGTTCGCATCGATGCGTAGCCGGACGGAGAATATCGGCGCGGTGCTCGCCAGGCTGGCCACGGTGATGGAGCAGCAGACGACCGACGAATGGCTGGAACTGATGCGAAAGGCCGAAATTCCGGCCACGCCGATCGCAAGCCCCTCCGATCTGCTGCATGATCCGCATCTGGAGGCGACCGGCTTCTGGGAAGAGCGGGATACCGATCAGGGGCGCCTGCGTTTTCCGGGCATACCGACCGGCTTTTCGGAAACGCCGGGAGCGATCGGCGACCCCGGACCGGCGCTTGGCGCAGACAGCAGGGCCGTGCTGCGCGAAAACGGCTTCACCGAGGCCGAGATCGAGTCGCTCCTCGATAGCAAGGCCCTGATCACCGGAGAGGGAGAGAACCCATGA
- a CDS encoding ThuA domain-containing protein, translated as MKAHLVAAGKYHDIDFARLELLKLLAEHPEIRTSVSSDYADTARIEAADLLVTYTCDLVPTPDQTATIRAFLERGGRWLALHGTNSILRIADDGVVDTPDEAPEFMELAGSRFAAHPPIEPFKVFVTRPDHALTTGLRDFRIEDELYLTRPTAEIDVLLHTSFTGSCPEFRDAEWDEPQVPVLYLRKLGKGAVLYLTLGHCRGHYDMLPATKFWPHPQRCGWNYPIFHELLRRGIRWGMPGML; from the coding sequence GTGAAGGCTCATCTGGTTGCGGCTGGAAAATATCATGATATCGACTTTGCAAGGTTGGAGTTGCTGAAACTGCTGGCCGAGCATCCTGAAATCCGCACGTCCGTCTCCTCGGATTATGCCGATACGGCGCGCATCGAAGCGGCCGATCTGCTTGTCACCTACACTTGCGATCTGGTGCCGACGCCGGACCAGACCGCGACAATTCGCGCCTTTCTTGAGCGCGGCGGGCGCTGGCTCGCGCTCCACGGCACGAACTCGATCCTGCGAATCGCCGATGACGGCGTCGTCGACACCCCCGACGAAGCGCCCGAGTTCATGGAGCTTGCCGGCAGCCGTTTTGCCGCGCACCCGCCGATCGAGCCGTTCAAGGTCTTCGTCACCCGGCCTGATCATGCGCTGACCACAGGCCTGCGCGATTTCCGGATCGAGGACGAACTCTATCTCACCCGCCCGACCGCCGAGATCGACGTGCTGCTCCACACCAGCTTCACCGGTAGCTGCCCGGAATTCCGCGACGCCGAGTGGGACGAACCGCAGGTGCCCGTCCTCTATCTGCGAAAGCTCGGCAAGGGCGCCGTCCTCTATCTGACGCTGGGTCATTGCCGTGGCCACTACGACATGCTCCCTGCCACAAAATTCTGGCCCCATCCTCAGCGCTGCGGATGGAATTATCCGATATTCCACGAACTCCTTCGCCGGGGCATCCGGTGGGGGATGCCGGGCATGTTATGA
- a CDS encoding TetR/AcrR family transcriptional regulator — MALAALRSGSNGRKTKESGSAAPTLQSLKSGQTRARLIEATIRCIVKSGYSNTTTPQIANEAGLSRGAMLHHFENGMALIKAAIIELHEKRLRAFRRAAETDQHDPATLVRTYWRQLQKPAFIAFHELALAARTHADLARILQPLQVEFRERYMAMAFSLFPEWADRDQFNLAMTLSQTVLEGLAINVQTGAADEAMVEPMLKLVEDQIRSMNPLLQKAS, encoded by the coding sequence ATGGCGCTGGCAGCATTGCGATCCGGCTCTAACGGCCGAAAGACCAAGGAAAGCGGCTCCGCCGCACCTACGCTCCAGTCGCTGAAAAGCGGCCAGACCCGCGCGCGGCTGATTGAAGCGACGATCCGCTGCATCGTCAAGAGCGGCTATTCCAACACCACCACGCCCCAGATCGCGAACGAGGCGGGTCTTTCCCGCGGCGCGATGCTGCACCATTTCGAAAACGGCATGGCGCTGATCAAGGCCGCCATCATCGAGCTTCACGAAAAGCGGCTGCGGGCCTTCCGGCGCGCGGCGGAAACCGACCAGCACGATCCGGCGACTCTGGTCCGCACCTATTGGCGGCAACTGCAGAAACCCGCGTTCATCGCCTTTCACGAACTGGCGCTTGCGGCGCGCACCCATGCCGATCTCGCGCGCATCCTCCAGCCTTTGCAGGTGGAGTTCCGCGAGCGCTACATGGCCATGGCCTTTTCACTTTTCCCCGAATGGGCGGATCGCGACCAGTTCAACCTGGCGATGACGCTTTCCCAGACCGTTCTGGAGGGCCTCGCGATCAATGTGCAAACCGGCGCGGCGGACGAGGCGATGGTCGAGCCGATGCTGAAACTTGTGGAGGACCAGATCCGTTCGATGAACCCCCTCCTCCAGAAAGCGTCATAA
- a CDS encoding SDR family NAD(P)-dependent oxidoreductase: protein MDLGLQGKKAIIVGAARGIGMATAEVLAREGCDLAITARSEDGVKDAVANLGKYGTKVIGKAVNVKKADDYKAWLAWALDEMDGCDILVPISSAGGGMGSEKYWHNAFEVDVMGPVRAVEAVIPGMTEKGSGSIVLIATTSAAEAMGGPQAYNAMKASLVTWGKQLALFHGKDGIRVNVVSPGPVEFEGGNWDMIKGTMEKFYQSQLRQQPTGRLGTPEEIARCIAFLASPAASWCNGSHLVVDGGFTNRTHF, encoded by the coding sequence ATGGATCTGGGGCTCCAGGGAAAAAAGGCGATCATCGTCGGCGCGGCGCGCGGCATCGGAATGGCCACGGCCGAAGTTCTTGCCCGCGAAGGTTGCGACCTCGCCATCACCGCCCGGTCGGAGGATGGCGTCAAGGACGCCGTCGCGAACCTCGGGAAATACGGAACCAAGGTCATCGGCAAGGCGGTGAACGTCAAGAAGGCGGATGATTACAAGGCGTGGCTGGCCTGGGCGCTGGATGAGATGGACGGCTGCGACATACTTGTCCCGATCAGTTCGGCAGGCGGCGGCATGGGCAGCGAGAAATACTGGCACAATGCCTTTGAGGTGGATGTGATGGGCCCGGTCCGCGCCGTTGAGGCGGTGATCCCCGGCATGACGGAGAAAGGCTCCGGCTCGATCGTTCTGATCGCAACCACTTCGGCGGCCGAAGCGATGGGCGGCCCGCAGGCCTATAATGCGATGAAGGCTTCGCTCGTGACCTGGGGAAAGCAGCTTGCGCTTTTCCATGGCAAGGACGGCATTCGCGTGAACGTCGTCTCTCCCGGTCCCGTCGAGTTCGAGGGCGGCAATTGGGACATGATCAAGGGCACGATGGAAAAATTCTACCAGTCGCAGTTGCGCCAGCAGCCGACCGGGCGGCTGGGCACGCCGGAAGAGATCGCGCGCTGCATCGCCTTTCTCGCCAGCCCCGCGGCAAGCTGGTGCAACGGCTCGCACCTGGTGGTCGACGGCGGCTTCACCAATCGCACCCATTTCTGA